From the genome of Carassius auratus strain Wakin chromosome 26, ASM336829v1, whole genome shotgun sequence, one region includes:
- the LOC113044064 gene encoding glycogen synthase kinase-3 beta-like, with translation MSGRPRTTSFAESCKPVPQPSAFGNMKVSRDKDGSKVTTVAATPGQGPDRPLEVSYTDTKVIGNGSFGVVYQAKLCNTGELVAIKKVLQDKRFKNRELQIMRKLDHCNIVRLRYFFYSSGDKKDEVYLNLVMDYVPENVYRVARHYSKAKQNLPMVYVKLYMYQLFRSLAYIHSYGICHRDIKPQNLLLDPETAVLKLCDFGSAKQLARGEPNVSYICSRYYRAPELIFGATDYTSSIDIWSAGCVLAELLLGQPIFPGDSGVDQLVEIIKVLGTPTREQIREMNPNYTEFKFPQIKAHPWTKVFRPRTPPEAIALCSRLLEYTPTARFTPLEACAHTFFDELREPNLKLPNGRERPVLFNFTTQELSSNPSLASVLIPAHAQNQVENSSQSNLAATGANSGDRGPNTNAASAVPNPST, from the exons GAGATAAAGATGGCAGTAAAGTTACAACAGTGGCCGCGACCCCCGGTCAGGGTCCTGACCGACCTCTGGAGGTCAGCTACACGGACACAAAGGTCATCGGGAACGGCTCGTTTGGGGTGGTTTATCAAGCGAAGCTGTGCAACACCGGAGAGCTGGTGGCCATAAAGAAGGTGCTGCAGGATAAAAGGTTTAAG AATCGTGAGTTACAGATCATGAGGAAGTTGGATCACTGCAACATTGTCCGTTTGCGCTACTTCTTCTACTCCAGTGGAGACAAA AAGGATGAGGTGTATCTGAATTTGGTGATGGACTACGTGCCTGAAAACGTGTACCGGGTGGCCAGACACTACAGCAAAGCCAAGCAGAATCTGCCCATGGTCTATGTCAAG CTATACATGTACCAGCTGTTCCGCAGCTTGGCGTACATCCACTCGTATGGGATCTGCCATCGAGACATCAAGCCGCAGAACCTCCTGCTCGACCCAGAGACAGCTGTACTCAAACTCTGTGACTTTGGAAG TGCTAAGCAGCTGGCGCGTGGTGAGCCTAATGTTTCCTACATCTGCTCGCGCTACTACAGAGCCCCTGAGCTCATTTTCGGAGCCACAGACTATACTTCCAGCATAG ACATTTGGTCGGCGGGATGTGTACTGGCCGAGCTGCTTCTTGGACAGCCGATCTTTCCTGGAGACAGTGGTGTCGATCAGCTCGTTGAAATCATCAAG GTGCTGGGAACTCCTACACGAGAGCAGATCCGGGAGATGAACCCAAATTACACTGAATTCAAGTTTCCACAGATAAAGGCACACCCGTGGACTAAG GTTTTCCGGCCCCGGACCCCTCCGGAGGCGATAGCTCTGTGTTCCCGATTGTTGGAGTACACGCCTACGGCCCGATTCACTCCTCTGGAGGCCTGCGCTCACACTTTCTTCGATGAGCTCCGTGAGCCCAACCTCAAGCTCCCGAATGGAAGAGAGCGGCCTGTGCTGTTTAATTTCACTACACAGG AGTTGTCCAGTAACCCCTCGCTGGCCTCTGTACTCATTCCTGCACATGCTCAGAACCAGGTGGAAAACTCTTCCCAGTCTAACTTGGCTGCAACAG GTGCCAACAGTGGCGATCGTGGTCCGAACACCAACGCTGCCTCTGCCGTCCCTAATCCTTCAACTTGA